The Polyodon spathula isolate WHYD16114869_AA chromosome 13, ASM1765450v1, whole genome shotgun sequence genome includes a region encoding these proteins:
- the LOC121326064 gene encoding hepatocyte nuclear factor 4-beta-like, whose product MKLSGTVLDLDMADYSVALDPSYSMLEFDSLRVLSVGTDVLMPDPAPQAAVTNEIGALCSICEDRATGKHYGAASCDGCKGFFRRSVRKNHIYTCRFSRQCVVDKDKRNQCRYCRLRKCFRAGMKKDAVQNERDRINNRRPGWEEANSLSLSILLQAEAMARQFSAPPLPGADITSKKFASVTDICESMKQQLLLLVEWAKHIPAFCKLPLDDRVALLRAHAGEHLILGVARRSLPYDDILLLGNDFVILMSGPDPEVSRVAARILDELVRPLRELDITDSEFACLKTIIFFDPDCPGVEQCLVVKQLRFQAQVLLEDSSSERRGRFGELLLLLPPLQSVAWQMVEQLQLARMVGAAQVDSLLQEMLLGGGGGSRGAIPEYSQPGPPLPLPCEPVRANMMLPSNFTSVIHPVPISAVERSLSSPPTGSEMYEQDHARMLAGSAQILPVPLVPKQEIL is encoded by the exons ATGAAGCTGTCCGGGACAGTCCTGGATTTGGATATGGCTGACTACAGTGTGGCCCTTGACCCCTCATACAGTATGCTGGAGTTTGATAGCCTGAGAGTGCTCTCTGTCGGGACTG ATGTTCTGATGCCTGACCCCGCCCCCCAGGCTGCTGTGACCAATGAGATTGGTGCGCTGTGTTCGATCTGTGAAGACCGCGCCACGGGGAAGCACTACGGTGCGGCAAGCTGCGACGGCTGCAAAGGATTTTTCAGGAGGAGCGTTCGCAAAAACCACATCTACACCTGCCG GTTCAGCAGGCAGTGTGTGGTGGACAAGGACAAGAGGAACCAGTGTCGTTACTGCCGCCTGCGGAAGTGTTTCAGAGCTGGCATGAAGAAGGACG CGGTTCAGAACGAGCGGGACCGAATCAACAATCGCCGGCCTGGCTGGGAGGAGgccaactctctctctctgagtaTTCTGCTGCAGGCTGAGGCCATGGCTCGCCAG ttctCAGCACCCCCACTCCCTGGAGCTGACATCACCAGTAAGAAGTTTGCCAGTGTGACAGATATATGCGAATCCATGAAGCAGCAACTACTCCTATTGGTGGAGTGGGCCAAACACATCCCAGCATTTTGCAAGCTCCCATTGGACGATAGG GTGGCCCTGCTTCGAGCCCATGCTGGAGAGCACCTCATCCTGGGTGTGGCACGGCGCTCCCTGCCTTACGATGACATCCTGTTGCTgg GTAATGACTTTGTCATCCTGATGAGCGGGCCGGACCCCGAGGTGTCCCGAGTGGCTGCACGGATCCTGGACGAGCTGGTCCGGCCACTGAGGGAGCTGGACATCACTGACAGCGAGTTCGCCTGCCTGAAGACCATCATCTTCTTCGACCCTG ACTGCCCTGGTGTGGAGCAGTGCTTGGTGGTGAAGCAGCTGCGGTTCCAGGCCCAGGTTTTGCTGGAGGACTCGTCCAGTGAGCGGCGCGGTCGGTTCGGGGAGCTGCTGCTCTTGCTGCCTCCCCTGCAGAGTGTGGCCTGGCAGATGGTGGAGCAGCTCCAGTTGGCTCGGATGGTAGGGGCGGCCCAGGTGGACAGCCTACTGCAGGAGATGTTGCTCGGGGGGGGAGGAG GAAGTCGAGGTGCCATCCCAGAGTACTCCCAGCCTGGACCTCCACTTCCACTGCCCTGTGAACCTGTGAGGGCTAATATGATGTTGCCTAGCAACTTTACCTCTGTAATCCACCCTGTACCAATCT ctGCTGTGGAGAGGTCCCTCTCCTCTCCGCCAACAGGGAGTGAGATGTATGAGCAAGACCATGCCCGCATGCTTGCTGGCTCTGCCCAGATTCTGCCAGTGCCACTCGTCCCCAAACAAGAGATCCTCTGA